One part of the Neodiprion virginianus isolate iyNeoVirg1 chromosome 3, iyNeoVirg1.1, whole genome shotgun sequence genome encodes these proteins:
- the LOC124299662 gene encoding juvenile hormone esterase-like, with the protein MKKMKDIAWTWCYNVSACAVILLLGSCHISYGKVLKEYGEIPIGEQMTPPIVAVPQGAIRGVNMVSYRNKPFFAFKGIPYAKPPVGNLRFKDPVPPVIWSGTMDASRNPEPCVQINPQLHTATGNEDCLYLNIYTPRLRSGNDIKQLPVMVYIFGGKFQAGNINPTLCDPRFILDRDVVLVLPSYRLGVLGFLTTGDEVLPGNYGLKDVVQALKWIQDNVQYFGGDANQVTLFGSSSGSIMVHMLALSSLTGGLFHRYITQSGTALTTDAMVPTSVSSNRATRLGQYLACPTNSSSILVNCLKSLSAYQLVGKTSMFHEWGVFPEVIWNPTVEPDIDGAILTDIPANLLAAGKTLDLPWIALVNRDEGLLYSLLPYYRNPDMFQYLLDDIDSALPVILQYKYKVENVKAFTTALKSYYLNDLTVNRGLIITNITQLIGDAMFIYPTYRSLKERLVVAKNFQYFCSFEYRGKFSSSYDGAPPVYLGVAHADELLYLLPGKKSNYGSPDWEYDDADWKM; encoded by the exons ATGAAGAAGATGAAAGATATCGCGTGGACGTGGTGTTATAACGTGAGCGCATGTGCTGTGATCCTCTTGCTGGGCAGTTGTCACATAAGTTacggaaaagttttgaaagaatATGGGGAAATTCCAATCGGCGAACAAATGACGCCTCCGATAGTAGCAGTACCGCAAGGTGCAATTCGAGGTGTGAACATGGTCAGTTACCGTAATAAACCATTCTTTGCTTTCAAGGGAATCCCGTACGCAAAACCACCGGTTGGAAATCTCAG ATTCAAAGATCCTGTACCGCCTGTTATTTGGAGTGGAACTATGGATGCAAGCCGTAATCCCGAACCCTGTGTTCAAATTAATCCCCAACTTCATACGGCGACTGGCAATGAAGACTGTCTCTATCTCAACATTTACACACCCCGG CTTCGCAGTGGCAATGACATCAAGCAGTTGCCGGTAATGGTGTACATATTTGgtggaaaatttcaagcaGGTAACATTAATCCTACACTATGCGATCCACGTTTCATTCTCGATAGAGACGTGGTCCTCGTGCTTCCTAGCTATCGCCTCGGAGTGCTGGGATTCCTCACCACGGGAGACGAAGTATTACCAGGAAACTATGGCCTGAAAGACGTGGTTCAGGCTCTCAAATGGATTCAGGATAACGTCCAGTATTTCGGGGGTGATGCCAACCAAGTGACTCTGTTTGGGTCAAGTTCGGGTTCAATTATGGTTCACATGTTGGCTTTGTCGAGCTTGACTGGCG GACTCTTTCATAGGTACATAACGCAAAGTGGAACAGCGCTAACGACCGATGCAATGGTGCCTACAAGTGTATCATCGAATCGCGCTACTCGACTTGGTCAATATTTAGCGTGTCCCACGAATTCATCGAGTATTCTTGTCAATTGCTTGAAAAGTCTCAGTGCCTATCAGCTCGTCGGAAAGACCTCAATGTTTCACGAGTGGGGCGTATTCCCTGAAGTCATATGGAACCCAACTGTCGAACCAGATATAGACGGAGCCATACTGACCGATATTCCTGCAAACCTACTTGCTGCTGGAAAGACTTTAGATCTGCCTTGGATCGCCTTAGTCAATCGAGATGAGGGACTTCTCTATTCTCTTCTTC CATACTACAGAAATCCAGACATGTTCCAGTATCTTTTGGATGATATCGATTCCGCCCTACCTGTAATCTTACAGTACAAATACAAAGTTGAAAATGTGAAAGCCTTCACAACGGCCCTCAAGTCATACTACTTGAACGACCTTACTGTCAATAGGGGTTTG ATAATAACGAACATTACTCAACTCATAGGAGATGCCATGTTTATATATCCAACATATAGATCGTTGAAAGAACGGTTGGTTgtagctaaaaattttcagtactTTTGTTCCTTCGAATACCGCGGTAAGTTCAGTTCCAGTTATGACGGTGCCCCTCCAGTATACTTAGGTGTTGCACATGCTGACGAATTGCTGTATCTTCTCCCTGGAAAAAAGAGCAACTATGGATCCCCAGATTGGGAATACGACGATGCTGATTGGAAAATG
- the LOC124301644 gene encoding TBC1 domain family member 15 isoform X1, with product MFEPTEQGKDISIHSGVVLRGANTREDDVHSTGTLSIVEYTFGKCLEWKPTEVSVVSESQDQDPEWSLVNTHTRTRTVSEGTDSLGRSRTVRILLCDLKSFRINRSGQQLTLMLKDGTNYVVYFQLFNADSFVSSLKGFLKFIKSRKDRNMYIVMEAEDSVLEKSFAELDLFQENASDYVWKFVKNLHDRPYETTMEACSKLTDILLHKEPTRPVEEAVADLLNRSLTLDIPQPTILNVAGEEYEVIGEPGVSVVLPPRPPCPRGAPLTQEQWERCKDTDGRITNSEALKEMIFRGGISPTLRYEVWKYLLNYYPWEATNAERIELKNKKTEEYFAMKLQWKTMTPEQETRFSDFRDRKSLIEKDVNRTDRTHPYYHGDNNDHLVQLYDILMTYVMYNFDLGYVQGMSDLLSPILCLMDSEVEAFWCFVGFMNKVSTNFEMDQEGMKLQLSQLHSLVVLTDPQLAQYLDRHESGNMFFCFRWLLVLFKREFNANDILMLWEILWTDLPCKNFLLLVCVAVLDTEKNVLMENRYGFTEILKHINDLSLRIELPWTLSKAEGIYHQLMAVAGLLPDHIRVIIGLEPQLKTAIIDSEEENATAEPQLDVNDSRPRHSTGSGNVIFGNNEVSFERGINLSYM from the exons ATGTTTGAACCAACGGAACAGGGAAAG GATATATCCATCCATAGCGGCGTCGTACTGAGAGGTGCAAACACGAGGGAGGATGATGTTCACAGTACGGGGACACTTTCGATTGTTGAATAT ACCTTTGGGAAATGCCTGGAATGGAAGCCGACTGAGGTTTCGGTGGTTTCAGAAAGTCAAGACCAAGACCCAGAGTGGTCGTTGGTCAACACGCACACACGGACGCGAACAGTTTCAGAAGGAACAGACTCATTGGGTCGGTCCAGAACTGTCAGAATATTGTTGTGCGATCTGAAATCGTTTAGGATAAATAGAAGCGGACAACAGCTCACTCTTATGCTGAAAGATGGAACTAATTACGTTGTTTATTTCCAACTTTTCAATGCTGACTCCTTCGTCAGTTCACTCAAGGGTTTCCTGAAATTCATCAAGTCAAGGAAAGACCGAAACATGTACATCGTCATGGAGGCGGAAGATTCAGTATTAGAGAAATCTTTCGCTGAGTTAGATCTGTTTCAAGAAAACGCCTCGGACTATGTGTGGaagtttgtaaaaaacttGCACGACAGACCGTACGAAACAACGATGGAAGCTTGCAGCAAACTGACTGATATACTTC TTCATAAAGAACCAACACGGCCTGTAGAAGAAGCTGTTGCTGACCTATTGAACCGTTCCCTGACTCTAGATATTCCTCAACCAACGATTTTAAACGTAGCAGGAGAGGAGTATGAAGTCATTGGTGAACCTGGAGTTAGTGTGGTTTTACCACCAAGACCTCCATGCCCAAGAG GTGCACCATTAACGCAGGAACAATGGGAAAGGTGTAAGGATACAGATGGAAGAATAACGAATTCCGAGGCACTCAAAGAGATGATATTCAGGGGG GGAATTTCGCCAACTCTCCGTTACGAAGTATGGAAGTACCTTTTAAACTACTACCCGTGGGAAGCGACAAATGCGGAAAGAATAGAactgaagaataaaaaaactgaGGAATATTTTGCTATGAAGTTACAGTGGAAAACCATGACCCCAGAACAGGAAACTCGCTTTTCCGACTTCAGAGATCGAAAGAGTTTAATTG aaaaagaTGTAAATCGAACGGATAGAACACATCCGTATTATCATGGAGACAACAATGATCATTTAGTACAGTTATATGATATACTTATGACTTACGTAATGTACAATTTTGATCTGGGATATGTACAGGGAATGAGTGATTTGCTCAGTCCAATTTTATGTCTTATGGACAGCGAAGTCGAGGCCTTTTGGTGTTTCGTTGGATTCATGAACAAAGTG AGTACAAATTTTGAGATGGACCAGGAAGGGATGAAATTGCAGTTGAGTCAACTACATTCTCTGGTAGTCTTAACAGATCCCCAGTTAGCGCAATATTTGGATAGGCATGAGTCCGGAAACATGTTCTTCTGTTTCCGATGGcttttagttttatttaaaagaGAATTCAACGCAAACGACATATTGATGCTTTGGGAAATATTGTGGACTGATCTCCCATGCAAGAATTTCCTGCTCCTAGTGTGCGTGGCAGTTTTAGacacggaaaaaaatgtattgatGGAAAATCGTTATGGATTTACAGAAATTCTGAAG cacATAAACGATTTGTCACTACGCATCGAACTCCCATGGACTTTGTCTAAAGCAGAAGGCATCTATCACCAATTGATGGCTGTGGCTGGTCTCTTACCTGATCACATTCGTGTTATAATTGGACTCGAGCCGCAGCTTAAAACAGCGATAATCGAttcagaagaagaaaatgcaACAGCTGAACCACAGCTTGATGTCAATGATAGTCGCCCGAGGCACAGTACTGGTAGTGGGAACGTTATATTTGGTAATAATGAAGTATCATTCGAGCGAGGGATAAATTTATCGTATATGTGA
- the LOC124301644 gene encoding TBC1 domain family member 15 isoform X2, with product MFEPTEQGKDISIHSGVVLRGANTREDDVHSTGTLSIVEYTFGKCLEWKPTEVSVVSESQDQDPEWSLVNTHTRTRTVSEGTDSLGRSRTVRILLCDLKSFRINRSGQQLTLMLKDGTNYVVYFQLFNADSFVSSLKGFLKFIKSRKDRNMYIVMEAEDSVLEKSFAELDLFQENASDYVWKFVKNLHDRPYETTMEACSKLTDILHIPQPTILNVAGEEYEVIGEPGVSVVLPPRPPCPRGAPLTQEQWERCKDTDGRITNSEALKEMIFRGGISPTLRYEVWKYLLNYYPWEATNAERIELKNKKTEEYFAMKLQWKTMTPEQETRFSDFRDRKSLIEKDVNRTDRTHPYYHGDNNDHLVQLYDILMTYVMYNFDLGYVQGMSDLLSPILCLMDSEVEAFWCFVGFMNKVSTNFEMDQEGMKLQLSQLHSLVVLTDPQLAQYLDRHESGNMFFCFRWLLVLFKREFNANDILMLWEILWTDLPCKNFLLLVCVAVLDTEKNVLMENRYGFTEILKHINDLSLRIELPWTLSKAEGIYHQLMAVAGLLPDHIRVIIGLEPQLKTAIIDSEEENATAEPQLDVNDSRPRHSTGSGNVIFGNNEVSFERGINLSYM from the exons ATGTTTGAACCAACGGAACAGGGAAAG GATATATCCATCCATAGCGGCGTCGTACTGAGAGGTGCAAACACGAGGGAGGATGATGTTCACAGTACGGGGACACTTTCGATTGTTGAATAT ACCTTTGGGAAATGCCTGGAATGGAAGCCGACTGAGGTTTCGGTGGTTTCAGAAAGTCAAGACCAAGACCCAGAGTGGTCGTTGGTCAACACGCACACACGGACGCGAACAGTTTCAGAAGGAACAGACTCATTGGGTCGGTCCAGAACTGTCAGAATATTGTTGTGCGATCTGAAATCGTTTAGGATAAATAGAAGCGGACAACAGCTCACTCTTATGCTGAAAGATGGAACTAATTACGTTGTTTATTTCCAACTTTTCAATGCTGACTCCTTCGTCAGTTCACTCAAGGGTTTCCTGAAATTCATCAAGTCAAGGAAAGACCGAAACATGTACATCGTCATGGAGGCGGAAGATTCAGTATTAGAGAAATCTTTCGCTGAGTTAGATCTGTTTCAAGAAAACGCCTCGGACTATGTGTGGaagtttgtaaaaaacttGCACGACAGACCGTACGAAACAACGATGGAAGCTTGCAGCAAACTGACTGATATACTTC ATATTCCTCAACCAACGATTTTAAACGTAGCAGGAGAGGAGTATGAAGTCATTGGTGAACCTGGAGTTAGTGTGGTTTTACCACCAAGACCTCCATGCCCAAGAG GTGCACCATTAACGCAGGAACAATGGGAAAGGTGTAAGGATACAGATGGAAGAATAACGAATTCCGAGGCACTCAAAGAGATGATATTCAGGGGG GGAATTTCGCCAACTCTCCGTTACGAAGTATGGAAGTACCTTTTAAACTACTACCCGTGGGAAGCGACAAATGCGGAAAGAATAGAactgaagaataaaaaaactgaGGAATATTTTGCTATGAAGTTACAGTGGAAAACCATGACCCCAGAACAGGAAACTCGCTTTTCCGACTTCAGAGATCGAAAGAGTTTAATTG aaaaagaTGTAAATCGAACGGATAGAACACATCCGTATTATCATGGAGACAACAATGATCATTTAGTACAGTTATATGATATACTTATGACTTACGTAATGTACAATTTTGATCTGGGATATGTACAGGGAATGAGTGATTTGCTCAGTCCAATTTTATGTCTTATGGACAGCGAAGTCGAGGCCTTTTGGTGTTTCGTTGGATTCATGAACAAAGTG AGTACAAATTTTGAGATGGACCAGGAAGGGATGAAATTGCAGTTGAGTCAACTACATTCTCTGGTAGTCTTAACAGATCCCCAGTTAGCGCAATATTTGGATAGGCATGAGTCCGGAAACATGTTCTTCTGTTTCCGATGGcttttagttttatttaaaagaGAATTCAACGCAAACGACATATTGATGCTTTGGGAAATATTGTGGACTGATCTCCCATGCAAGAATTTCCTGCTCCTAGTGTGCGTGGCAGTTTTAGacacggaaaaaaatgtattgatGGAAAATCGTTATGGATTTACAGAAATTCTGAAG cacATAAACGATTTGTCACTACGCATCGAACTCCCATGGACTTTGTCTAAAGCAGAAGGCATCTATCACCAATTGATGGCTGTGGCTGGTCTCTTACCTGATCACATTCGTGTTATAATTGGACTCGAGCCGCAGCTTAAAACAGCGATAATCGAttcagaagaagaaaatgcaACAGCTGAACCACAGCTTGATGTCAATGATAGTCGCCCGAGGCACAGTACTGGTAGTGGGAACGTTATATTTGGTAATAATGAAGTATCATTCGAGCGAGGGATAAATTTATCGTATATGTGA
- the LOC124301645 gene encoding excitatory amino acid transporter 2 isoform X5 yields the protein MLISYPGELFMRLLKLMILPLVIASLISGSASLNARMNGKIAVRTLVYFILTSLFNAILGVALVIAIHPGDPGLRESPATASRARVVNILDSLLDLGRNMFPDNLFQAAFQQAHTVYVPKQQSILNDSVKVLPESLPEEELTRVVRYRSGTNTLGIVFFCLVFGTFLGTLGEKGQVVIDFFKAVFEVIMRMVSSVMWLTPLGITSVIAGKILGVDDLGLVMSQLAWFIVTVVVGVFFYQLVIMQLIYLAFVRKNPFKFYAGLAQGTLTAFAMASTAAALPITFRLMNEKLRVDPRITRFVLPIGCNINMDGTALFVAVASIFIAQMNGIYLGFGEIITVILTSTAASVSSASVPSAALVLLLVVLSAIDAPVQDVSLLFAIDWFVDRVRTTNNMLGDCYAAAVVEQLSKKELMAVDAAAYQSEAVLPTTVANGCISASRVPDPDTVIVEMQDDSKKNGIANGATKATKPINEETV from the exons ATGCTGATCAGCTACCCCGGAGAGCTGTTTATGAGACTACTCAAGCTGATGATTCTGCCCCTGGTAATAGCCAGCCTAATATCGG GGTCGGCGAGTCTGAACGCTCGAATGAACGGCAAGATTGCGGTGAGAACGCTGGTCTACTTCATCCTGACATCTCTCTTCAACGCCATACTCGGAGTGGCTTTAGTCATAGCGATTCACCCGGGAGATCCGGGTCTCAGGGAGTCACCAGCGACGGCGTCACGTGCCAGAGTCGTCAATATCCTGGATAGCCTGTTGGACCTGGGAAG GAACATGTTCCCGGACAATCTGTTTCAAGCGGCTTTTCAGCAG GCACACACTGTGTATGTCCCGAAGCAGCAGTCGATCCTGAACGACTCGGTGAAGGTGCTTCCGGAGAGTCTCCCCGAAGAAGAACTGACCAGGGTGGTGCGGTACAGAAGTGGCACCAATACGTTGGGCATCGTATTCTTTTGTCTAGTGTTCGGCACCTTCCTGGGCACTCTAGGCGAGAAGGGTCAAGTAGTGATCGACTTCTTCAAGGCGGTATTCGAGGTGATAATGCGAATGGTCTCCAGCGTGATGTG GTTGACACCGTTGGGAATAACATCAGTGATCGCCGGTAAGATACTCGGGGTCGATGATCTTGGTCTCGTGATGTCGCAGCTGGCCTGGTTCATCGTTACCGTCGTCGTCGGCGTCTTCTTCTATCAGCTGGTTATCATGCAGCTGATCTATCTCGCCTTTGTCCGCAAGAACCCCTTTAAGTTCTACGCGGGTCTGGCCCAGGGCACCCTCACCGCCTTCGCCATGGCTTCAAC GGCCGCCGCTCTTCCCATCACCTTTCGGCTGATGAACGAAAAGCTCCGGGTCGATCCGCGGATCACGAGATTCGTCCTGCCCATCGGTTGCAACATAAACATGGACGGCACTGCTCTCTTCGTCGCTGTAGCCAGCATCTTCATCGCTCAAATGAACGGGATCTACCTCGGCTTTGGAGAGATCATCACTGTGAT ACTGACCTCGACTGCCGCTTCCGTTTCATCCGCATCGGTGCCCAGCGCAGCTTTGGTACTTCTTCTAGTTGTCCTCAGCGCAATCGACGCTCCTGTTCAGGACGTCTCGCTTCTATTTGCTATCGACTGGTTTGT CGATCGCGTTCGAACCACGAATAACATGCTGGGCGATTGTTACGCGGCTGCGGTTGTCGAACAGTTGTCGAAAAAGGAACTCATGGCGGTTGACGCTGCCGCGTATCAG TCAGAAGCTGTTCTGCCCACCACAGTTGCAAATGGCTGCATTTCGGCGAGCAGAGTACCGGACCCAGACACCGTGATCGTCGAGATGCAGGATGATTCAAAGAAGAACGGCATCGCCAA CGGAGCGACGAAGGCGACAAAACCGATCAACGAGGAGACGGTTTAA
- the LOC124299661 gene encoding esterase E4-like gives MSWGIVSKAYGEILIDEQISPPAVTLPQGTIRGAKMVSYRNKTFFAFNGIPYAKPPIGDLRFKDPMPPDPWNGTIDSNHESEQCIQFEPLIYEDTTGNEDCLYLNIYTPPLSTSNNIKQLPVMVYIFGGRFELGNITSTRCDPRFILDRNVILVVPSYRLGVLGFLTTGDEVLPGNYGLKDMVQALKWIQDNIQYFGGDANRVTLFGSSSGSVMVHLLTLSNLTDGLFHRYILQSGTAFTPAAMTPRSVSSKRAIRLGQYLACPTDSSNMLVTCLKGISASKLVKMTSMFHEWGQYPVVVWGPTIEPDVEGALLTDSPANLLAAGKIRDLPSIALVTRDEGLELSLPLFENRDVLQEFLNNIDFILPVMIQYEGLVENMTDFTSTLKSYYLNDLTANRSIRIFQILRNITQLIGDAMFTYPTYRVVKEQLTKAKNLQYFCSFEYRGRFSYSYYHGRFNYSYHGGSPVKYGVAHTDELLYLLPGPKIWYGPTDWEYSDADWKMVDTMVQLWTSFATTGVPTTLDSDDSTIWSPFSSRDNYLRIGNGSAVVLEVQYGFHKERIQVWDKLTRAMTLK, from the exons ATGAGTTGGGGTATAGTCTCGAAAGCATATGGAGAAATTCTAATTGACGAACAAATATCGCCTCCAGCAGTGACATTACCGCAAGGAACAATTCGTGGTGCAAAGATGGTCAGTTACCGCAACAAAACGTTCTTTGCTTTCAATGGAATCCCGTACGCAAAGCCGCCCATTGGAGATCTCAG GTTCAAAGATCCAATGCCACCGGACCCTTGGAATGGGACTATAGATTCAAACCATGAATCTGAACAATGTATTCAATTTGAACCCCTCATTTATGAAGACACAACTGGAAATGAAGACTGTCTGTATCTTAACATCTACACACCCCCG CTCTCCACTAGCAACAACATCAAGCAGTTGCCGGTAATGGTGTACATATTTGGCGGACGATTTGAATTAGGAAACATTACTTCTACACGATGCGACCCACGTTTCATTCTTGACAGAAACGTAATCCTTGTCGTTCCTAGCTATCGCCTTGGAGTGCTAGGATTCCTCACCACGGGAGACGAAGTATTACCAGGAAATTATGGCCTGAAAGACATGGTTCAGGCTCTCAAATGGATTCAGGATAACATCCAGTATTTCGGGGGTGATGCCAACCGAGTGACTCTATTTGGGTCAAGTTCGGGTTCAGTTATGGTTCACCTGTTGACTTTGTCGAACTTGACTGACG GACTCTTCCATAGGTACATATTGCAAAGTGGAACAGCGTTTACGCCCGCTGCTATGACACCTAGAAGCGTATCGTCGAAGCGTGCCATTCGGCTTGGTCAATATCTAGCGTGTCCGACGGATTCATCAAATATGCTTGTTACTTGCTTAAAAGGTATTAGTGCATCTAAGCTCGTCAAAATGACCTCAATGTTTCATGAGTGGGGCCAATACCCAGTCGTCGTGTGGGGCCCAACTATCGAACCAGACGTTGAAGGGGCCTTACTGACCGATAGTCCTGCAAACCTCTTGGCTGCTGGAAAAATTCGCGATCTGCCTTCGATCGCCCTTGTCACTCGAGACGAGGGACTTGAATTGAGCTTAC CATTATTCGAAAATCGAGACGTGCTTCaggaatttttgaacaatattgatttcattttaccTGTAATGATACAATACGAAGGCTTGGTTGAAAATATGACAGACTTCACTTCGACCTTGAAGTCATACTACTTAAACGACCTTACTGCCAATAGAA gtatacgtatatttcaGATACTGAGGAACATTACTCAACTCATAGGTGATGCCATGTTCACATATCCAACATACAGAGTGGTGAAAGAACAGTTGACTAAAGCTAAGAATCTCCAGTATTTTTGTTCCTTTGAATATCGCGGTAGGTTCAGTTACAGTTATTATCACGGTAGGTTCAATTATAGTTATCACGGTGGTAGTCCAGTCAAGTACGGAGTTGCACATACTGACGAATTGCTGTATCTTCTTCCTGGACCAAAGATTTGGTATGGACCCACAGATTGGGAATATAGCGATGCTGATTGGAAAATGGTGGACACGATGGTTCAGCTGTGGACATCCTTCGCGACTACTGG AGTACCGACGACGTTAGATTCGGATGATTCAACGATTTGGTCTCCCTTTTCGTCTCGTGATAATTATCTTCGTATTGGTAATGGATCTGCCGTAGTACTTGAAGTTCAGTATGGTTTCCACAAAGAACGAATTCAGGTTTGGGACAAATTGACCAGGGCTATGACATTGAAATAG
- the LOC124301645 gene encoding excitatory amino acid transporter isoform X3 yields the protein MGGQDVLASQGPRKVTADTRKWIQDNLLLLITLSGVLLGVILGFGLRPLELGGNAVMLISYPGELFMRLLKLMILPLVIASLISGSASLNARMNGKIAVRTLVYFILTSLFNAILGVALVIAIHPGDPGLRESPATASRARVVNILDSLLDLGRNMFPDNLFQAAFQQAHTVYVPKQQSILNDSVKVLPESLPEEELTRVVRYRSGTNTLGIVFFCLVFGTFLGTLGEKGQVVIDFFKAVFEVIMRMVSSVMWLTPLGITSVIAGKILGVDDLGLVMSQLAWFIVTVVVGVFFYQLVIMQLIYLAFVRKNPFKFYAGLAQGTLTAFAMASTAAALPITFRLMNEKLRVDPRITRFVLPIGCNINMDGTALFVAVASIFIAQMNGIYLGFGEIITVILTSTAASVSSASVPSAALVLLLVVLSAIDAPVQDVSLLFAIDWFVDRVRTTNNMLGDCYAAAVVEQLSKKELMAVDAAAYQSEAVLPTTVANGCISASRVPDPDTVIVEMQDDSKKNGIANGATKATKPINEETV from the exons GCTTCGGATTGCGACCCCTTGAACTAGGCGGCAATGCAGTAATGCTGATCAGCTACCCCGGAGAGCTGTTTATGAGACTACTCAAGCTGATGATTCTGCCCCTGGTAATAGCCAGCCTAATATCGG GGTCGGCGAGTCTGAACGCTCGAATGAACGGCAAGATTGCGGTGAGAACGCTGGTCTACTTCATCCTGACATCTCTCTTCAACGCCATACTCGGAGTGGCTTTAGTCATAGCGATTCACCCGGGAGATCCGGGTCTCAGGGAGTCACCAGCGACGGCGTCACGTGCCAGAGTCGTCAATATCCTGGATAGCCTGTTGGACCTGGGAAG GAACATGTTCCCGGACAATCTGTTTCAAGCGGCTTTTCAGCAG GCACACACTGTGTATGTCCCGAAGCAGCAGTCGATCCTGAACGACTCGGTGAAGGTGCTTCCGGAGAGTCTCCCCGAAGAAGAACTGACCAGGGTGGTGCGGTACAGAAGTGGCACCAATACGTTGGGCATCGTATTCTTTTGTCTAGTGTTCGGCACCTTCCTGGGCACTCTAGGCGAGAAGGGTCAAGTAGTGATCGACTTCTTCAAGGCGGTATTCGAGGTGATAATGCGAATGGTCTCCAGCGTGATGTG GTTGACACCGTTGGGAATAACATCAGTGATCGCCGGTAAGATACTCGGGGTCGATGATCTTGGTCTCGTGATGTCGCAGCTGGCCTGGTTCATCGTTACCGTCGTCGTCGGCGTCTTCTTCTATCAGCTGGTTATCATGCAGCTGATCTATCTCGCCTTTGTCCGCAAGAACCCCTTTAAGTTCTACGCGGGTCTGGCCCAGGGCACCCTCACCGCCTTCGCCATGGCTTCAAC GGCCGCCGCTCTTCCCATCACCTTTCGGCTGATGAACGAAAAGCTCCGGGTCGATCCGCGGATCACGAGATTCGTCCTGCCCATCGGTTGCAACATAAACATGGACGGCACTGCTCTCTTCGTCGCTGTAGCCAGCATCTTCATCGCTCAAATGAACGGGATCTACCTCGGCTTTGGAGAGATCATCACTGTGAT ACTGACCTCGACTGCCGCTTCCGTTTCATCCGCATCGGTGCCCAGCGCAGCTTTGGTACTTCTTCTAGTTGTCCTCAGCGCAATCGACGCTCCTGTTCAGGACGTCTCGCTTCTATTTGCTATCGACTGGTTTGT CGATCGCGTTCGAACCACGAATAACATGCTGGGCGATTGTTACGCGGCTGCGGTTGTCGAACAGTTGTCGAAAAAGGAACTCATGGCGGTTGACGCTGCCGCGTATCAG TCAGAAGCTGTTCTGCCCACCACAGTTGCAAATGGCTGCATTTCGGCGAGCAGAGTACCGGACCCAGACACCGTGATCGTCGAGATGCAGGATGATTCAAAGAAGAACGGCATCGCCAA CGGAGCGACGAAGGCGACAAAACCGATCAACGAGGAGACGGTTTAA